In a single window of the Gossypium hirsutum isolate 1008001.06 chromosome D02, Gossypium_hirsutum_v2.1, whole genome shotgun sequence genome:
- the LOC107927621 gene encoding uncharacterized protein isoform X1 — MDVSECESRTEEETMELQHFSHPHPLVFFKYQTVASKEVDPEAARCFGCENPLEGGSYGCNQCKFYLHKGCAELELVPRIQHPFHPQHPLTFFPQSPYLGEYVCGLCGGIFWGFVYHCGSCLFDLHINCALLESSIATNFPNSLHHHPLHFIQNHNEEVERDCSGCQTPLSGPIYHCFDCSYPTFFTLHKKCVEEQPLEINHSCDRKHPLTLLPQRPAHPEKCNCYLCKIQWNGFVYSCSLCNFELSVDDIVSPPTITNASHEHPWMLISKKMSFICDFCGIVGDHSPYLCATCNLVVHKNCISLPRNIRITQHCHVICFSYSFQQNQVEDCMCKICQTEVDTSYGRYCCSASGCDYIAHAHCATNKSIWDGTIIKEGYDEKHGPSNLITDVFEQISIEEIMVASKIKHSYHHHNLRLTFSGEIKDDSQCDGCMRPISNPFYSCEQCKFFLHKNCAELSKEMGHPFHKHALTLTNSRTLVEYSICNACSHWYQGFSYRCYRRGCSLNFDIRCMLMLNTLNHPSHDHSLFLEHNRKRDCSACSGTMEPWSVAYRCMKRCDYTLDVGCSTLPLTASYKYDKHPLTLTYSDESEASQLYCDLCEKERQPNSWFYYCADCDNSLHLNCALGDLPYMKLGNKIKGTPHRHPLTVVKNIWNCPPCVECRELCNGQALECKETGCNFTVHWDCCWGLTF; from the exons ATGGATGTGAGTGAATGTGAGAGTAGGACAGAGGAGGAGACCATGGAACTTCAGCATTTCAGTCATCCACATCCTTTGGTCTTCTTCAAATATCAGACTGTTGCAAGCAAAGAAGTAGACCCAGAAGCAGCTCGTTGCTTTGGGTGTGAGAATCCTTTAGAGGGCGGGAGCTACGGCTGCAATCAATGTAAGTTTTACCTTCATAAGGGATGTGCTGAGTTAGAGTTAGTCCCTCGGATTCAACATCCCTTTCACCCACAACACCCTCTTACATTTTTCCCACAATCACCTTATCTGGGTGAATACGTGTGTGGTTTGTGTGGCGGAATATTCTGGGGATTTGTTTATCATTGTGGTTCTTGTTTATTTGATCTGCACATCAATTGTGCTTTGCTTGAATCATCCATTGCTACAAATTTTCCCAATTCTTTGCACCACCATCCTTTACACTTCATTCAAAACCATAACGAGGAAGTTGAGCGCGATTGCTCCGGATGTCAGACACCATTATCTGGTCCGATTTACCATTGTTTTGATTGTTCTTATCCTACATTCTTTACTCTTCATAAGAAATGCGTTGAAGAACAACCCCTAGAAATTAATCACTCCTGTGACCGTAAGCATCCCCTTACTCTTTTGCCCCAACGACCTGCACATCCCGAGAAATGTAATTGCTATTTGTGCAAAATCCAATGGAACGGGTTTGTTTATTCCTGCTCGCTTTGCAACTTTGAGCTTTCAGTTGATGATATTGTTTCACCACCAACAATCACCAATGCAAGCCATGAACACCCGTGGATGCTTATATCCAAAAAAATGTCAtttatttgtgatttttgtgGCATTGTCGGAGATCACTCTCCCTATCTTTGCGCTACATGCAATCTTGTTGTCCACAAGAATTGCATTTCATTGCCACGCAACATCAGGATAACACAACATTGTCACGTGATTTGTTTTTCATATTCTTTTCAACAAAATCAAGTTGAAGATTGTATGTGCAAAATTTGTCAAACGGAAGTTGATACAAGTTATGGTAGGTATTGTTGTTCTGCTTCTGGTTGTGATTATATTGCTCATGCACATTGTGCAACCAATAAATCAATTTGGGATGGAACAATTATCAAGGAAGGATATGATGAGAAGCATGGACCTTCGAATTTGATCACTGATGTTTTTGAACAAATAAGTATTGAAGAGATAATGGTAGCAAGTAAGATCAAAC ATTCCTACCATCATCATAATTTAAGACTCACTTTTAGTGGTGAGATCAAAGATGATAGCCAGTGTGATGGGTGCATGAGGCCTATATCAAATCCTTTCTATAGTTGTGAGCAATGCAAGTTCTTTCTCCATAAAAATTGCGCTGAATTATCTAAAGAAATGGGACATCCATTTCACAAGCACGCACTTACACTCACAAACTCACGCACGCTCGTTGAATATTCAATTTGTAATGCCTGCAGTCATTGGTACCAGGGATTTAGCTATCGGTGCTACAGAAGAGGTTGCAGCCTCAACTTTGACATTCGATGTATGTTAATGTTGAACACCTTGAACCATCCAAGTCATGACCATTCACTCTTCCTTGAGCATAACCGGAAAAGAGATTGCAGTGCTTGTTCCGGAACAATGGAACCATGGAGTGTTGCATACAGATGCATGAAGCGTTGTGATTACACTTTAGATGTAGGTTGTTCAACACTACCACTCACTGCTTCGTACAAGTATGACAAACATCCTCTTACTCTGACTTATTCTGATGAATCTGAGGCTTCTCAACTTTACTGCGATCTCTGCGAGAAAGAAAGGCAGCCGAATAGTTGGTTTTACTATTGTGCTGATTGTGATAACTCTCTTCATCTCAATTGTGCTCTTGGGGATCTCCCAtatatgaagcttgggaacaAAATTAAAGGTACACCTCATCGACATCCACTCACTGTTGTGAAAAACATCTGGAATTGCCCTCCATGTGTGGAATGTCGTGAGCTTTGCAACGGACAGGCCCTAGAATGTAAAGAAACTGGATGCAACTTTACCGTACACTGGGATTGTTGTTGGGGTTTGACCTTCTAG
- the LOC107927744 gene encoding uncharacterized protein has translation MDVSECESRTEGEAMELQHFSHPHPLVSFKYQIVAREEVDPEAAFCLGCEKPVEGWSYGCNQCEFYLHKGCAEVELAPKIQHPFHPKHPLTLLPKSPYPGEGICDLCGKKFGGFVYNCNDCSFDLHINCALLQSSIAANFPNSLHPHPLFFIQNHNNEVEPHCSGCQKPISGPIYHCSDCTYPIFNLHKECAELPLEINHPCDRKHPLTLLPQPPTHPQKCSCSLCRIQWKGFVYSCSLCNFDLSLDDFLFSPPTITVASHEHPWMLVSRKMSFVCDFCGTDGDHTPYFCATCHLLVHKNCISLPRHIMMTRHRHTITLLYSFRQNQVEDWMCKICYEEVDISYGHYSCPASRCRYIAHVRCATDKAIWGGTIMLEGYDEGSEEVVDESWNLITDVVEQIRIGELMVASEIKHSYHDHNLRLTFSGKTKDDDSQCDGCTRPISTPFYSCEQCKFFLHKDCAELPKEMPHPFHKHLLTLSNSHNEYGYSWCNACRRQYQGFRYRCYEGDCSFEIDIQCMLLSDTLKHPSHEHSLFLVHNNEGTRCSACFERLYSWDVAYRCMKRCDFSLDVGCATLPLTAWYKYDRHPLTLTYSDDSEPSQFYCDLCEKEREPNDWFYYCADCDNSLHLNCAIGDLPYLKRGNKLKEYSHEHLFTVVKNIWNCPPCMVCGEVCNGQALECKESECNFTVHWDCR, from the coding sequence ATGGATGTGAGTGAGTGTGAGAGTAGGACAGAGGGGGAGGCCATGGAACTTCAACATTTCAGTCATCCACATCCTTTGGTCTCGTTCAAATATCAGATTGTTGCACGCGAAGAAGTAGACCCAGAAGCAGCTTTTTGCCTTGGGTGTGAGAAACCTGTAGAGGGCTGGAGCTATGGCTGCAATCAATGCGAGTTTTATCTTCATAAGGGATGTGCTGAGGTAGAGTTAGCCCCCAAGATTCAGCATCCCTTCCACCCCAAACATCCTCTCACTCTTCTGCCAAAATCACCTTATCCTGGGGAAGGAATTTGCGATTTGTGTGGTAAGAAATTTGGGGGATTTGTTTATAATTGTAATGATTGTAGTTTCGATCTGCACATCAATTGTGCTTTGCTTCAATCATCCATTGCTGCAAATTTTCCTAATTCTTTGCACCCCCATCCTTTGttcttcattcaaaatcataacAACGAAGTCGAGCCTCATTGCTCCGGATGTCAGAAACCAATATCTGGTCCAATTTACCACTGCTCAGATTGCACATATCCTATTTTTAACCTTCATAAGGAATGTGCTGAACTACCCCTTGAGATTAATCACCCCTGTGACCGTAAGCATCCTCTTACTCTCTTGCCACAACCACCTACTCATCCCCAGAAATGTAGTTGCTCTTTGTGCAGAATCCAATGGAAGGGGTTTGTTTATTCCTGCTCTCTATGCAACTTTGATCTTTCACTTGATGATTTTCTTTTTTCACCACCAACAATCACAGTTGCAAGTCATGAACACCCGTGGATGCTTGTGTCTAGAAAAATGTCGTTTGTTTGTGATTTTTGTGGCACTGACGGGGATCACACCCCCTATTTCTGTGCTACATGTCACCTCCTTGTCCACAAGAATTGCATTTCATTGCCACGCCACATCATGATGACACGACATCGTCACACGATTACTCTTTTGTACTCTTTTCGACAGAATCAAGTTGAGGATTGGATGTGCAAAATTTGTTACGAGGAAGTTGATATAAGCTATGGCCATTACAGTTGTCCTGCTTCTCGTTGCCGTTATATTGCTCATGTACGTTGTGCAACTGATAAAGCAATTTGGGGTGGAACAATTATGCTGGAAGGCTATGATGAGGGGTCTGAGGAAGTGGTGGATGAATCTTGGAATTTGATTACTGATGTTGTTGAACAAATCCGTATTGGAGAGCTAATGGTAGCAAGTGAGATCAAGCATTCCTATCATGATCATAATTTAAGACTCACTTTTAGTGGGAAGACCAAAGATGATGATAGTCAGTGCGATGGGTGCACGAGACCTATATCAACTCCTTTTTATAGTTGTGAGCAATGCAAGTTCTTTCTCCACAAAGATTGTGCTGAATTGCCTAAGGAAATGCCACACCCATTTCACAAGCATTTGCTTACTCTCTCAAACTCACACAATGAGTATGGTTATTCATGGTGCAATGCTTGCCGTCGTCAGTATCAAGGATTTAGGTACAGATGCTATGAAGGAGATTGCAGCTTCGAAATTGACATTCAATGTATGTTATTGTCGGACACCTTGAAGCACCCAAGTCATGAGCATTCACTCTTTCTTGTCCACAACAATGAAGGAACGAGATGCAGTGCTTGTTTCGAAAGACTATACTCGTGGGATGTTGCATATAGATGCATGAAGCGCTGTGATTTCAGTTTAGATGTAGGTTGTGCAACACTACCACTCACTGCTTGGTACAAGTATGACAGGCATCCTCTTACTTTGACTTATTCTGATGATTCTGAGCCTTCTCAATTTTACTGTGATCTCTGCGAGAAAGAAAGAGAGCCAAATGATTGGTTTTATTACTGTGCTGATTGTGATAACTCTCTTCATCTCAATTGTGCTATTGGGGATCTCCCATATCTGAAGCGTGGGAACAAATTGAAAGAATATAGCCATGAACATCTATTCACTGTTGTGAAAAACATCTGGAATTGCCCTCCATGTATGGTATGTGGTGAGGTTTGCAATGGGCAGGCCCTAGAATGTAAAGAATCTGAATGCAACTTTACCGTCCACTGGGATTGCCGTTAG
- the LOC107927695 gene encoding uncharacterized protein: MEIQHFGHHHPLVFIQAHSVASKVALCLVCEKPVVGWSYGCNQCEFYLHKGCAELELAPKIQHPFHPKHPLTLFPESPFSGGRNWCRFFWKDFGGFFYKCNYCSFALHINCALLQSSIAANFPNSLHPHPLLFIQNHNNEVKSHCSGCQKPISGPIYHCSDCTDFNLHKECAELPLEINHPYDRKHPLTLLSQPPTHPQKCSCSLCKIRWKGFVYSCSLCNFDLSLADFLFPALKITVASHEHPWMLISRKMSFEVDIRYGSYRCPASRCRYIAHVRCATDREIWGGTIMPEGYDERSEEVVDEPSNLITDVVEQIRIGELMVASEIKYSYHDYNLRLTFSGKTKDDC, encoded by the exons ATGGAAATTCAACATTTCGGCCATCACCATCCTTTGGTCTTCATCCAAGCTCACAGTGTTGCAAGCAAAGTAGCTCTTTGCCTTGTGTGTGAGAAACCTGTAGTGGGCTGGAGCTATGGCTGCAATCAATGTGAGTTTTATCTTCACAAGGGATGTGCTGAGTTAGAGTTAGCCCCCAAGATTCAGCATCCCTTCCACCCCAAACACCCTCTCACTCTTTTTCCAGAATCACCTTTTTCTGGGGGCAGAAATTGGTGCCGTTTCTTTTGGAAGGACTTTGGAGGATTTTTTTATAAGTGTAATTATTGTAGTTTCGCTCTGCACATCAATTGTGCTTTGCTTCAATCATCCATTGCTGCAAATTTTCCTAATTCTTTGCACCCCCATCCTTTGTTATTCATTCAAAATCATAACAACGAAGTCAAGTCTCATTGCTCCGGATGTCAGAAACCAATATCTGGTCCAATTTACCACTGCTCAGATTGCACAGATTTTAACCTTCATAAGGAATGTGCTGAACTACCCCTTGAGATTAATCACCCCTACGATCGTAAGCATCCTCTTACTCTCTTGTCACAACCGCCTACTCATCCCCAGAAATGTAGTTGTTCTTTGTGCAAAATCCGATGGAAGGGGTTTGTTTATTCCTGCTCTCTTTGCAACTTTGATCTTTCGCTTGCTGATTTCCTTTTTCCAGCACTAAAAATCACGGTGGCAAGTCATGAACACCCGTGGATGCTTATATCTAGAAAAATGTCGTTT GAAGTTGATATAAGGTATGGCAGTTACCGTTGTCCTGCTTCTCGTTGCCGTTATATTGCTCATGTACGTTGTGCAACTGATAGAGAAATTTGGGGTGGAACAATTATGCCGGAAGGCTATGATGAGAGGTCTGAGGAAGTGGTGGATGAACCTTCGAATTTGATTACTGATGTTGTTGAACAAATTCGTATTGGAGAGCTAATGGTAGCAAGTGAGATCAAGTATTCCTATCATGATTATAATTTAAGACTCACTTTTAGTGGGAAGACCAAAGAtgattgttga
- the LOC121214442 gene encoding probable glutathione S-transferase, producing MDEVKLFGFWASPFSRRVIWALKLKGVEYEYIEENLPYNKSDLLLQYNPVHKKIPVLVHGGKPIAESLVILEYIDEVWPHNPLLPKDAYERSVARFWAKFIEEKTQPMWEFFRKFGEEQQKAIENNFEILRTIKEHGLEDKKSKI from the exons ATGGATGAAGTGAAGCTCTTTGGGTTTTGGGCAAGTCCTTTTAGTAGAAGGGTCATTTGGGCATTAAAGCTAAAAGGTGTGGAATATGAATACATTGAAGAAAATCTGCCTTATAATAAGAGTGATCTGTTGTTGCAGTACAACCCAGTTCATAAAAAGATCCCAGTGCTGGTTCATGGAGGAAAGCCAATTGCAGAGTCATTGGTTATTTTGGAATATATAGATGAAGTGTGGCCACATAATCCTTTGTTGCCAAAAGATGCTTACGAGAGATCCGTAGCTAGATTTTGGGCCAAATTCATTGAGGAAAAG ACTCAACCAATGTGGGAATTCTTTCGTAA ATTCGGTGAAGAACAGCAAAAGGCAATCGAGAACAACTTTGAAATTCTAAGGACGATTAAGGAACATGGTCTTGAAGACAAAAAGAGCaaaatataa
- the LOC107927623 gene encoding protein MAIN-LIKE 2-like, whose amino-acid sequence MDLNPNIVLNDNDHIASIMHKDLYRIVRPRLYDPGYFPDQRVIPYLNVAGFGVAAYIQTSELRADLISALVKRWRPETHTFHLPCGEVSITLQDVAVQLGLSINGEAVTGLGKVRDPWGTCERLLGRVPPSNVDERLTYIKFSWLKENFEHLPSIKKKNTISVFRKLYNI is encoded by the exons ATGGATCTCAATccaaatattgttttaaatgacAACGACCACATTGCAAGCATTATGCACAAG GATTTGTACAGAATTGTTAGACCCCGGTTGTATGATCCCGGTTATTTTCCTGACCAAAGAGTTATACCGTATTTGAATGTCGCAGGTTTTGGGGTTGCCGCGTACATTCAAACATCTGAGCTACGGGCCGATTTAATATCGGCATTAGTTAAAAGATGGCGCCCGGAGACACATACATTCCACCTCCCATGTGGGGAGGTAAGCATTACGCTGCAAGACGTAGCAGTCCAACTAGGGCTGTCTATTAATGGAGAAGCAGTGACCGGGCTTGGAAAAGTACGCGATCCGTGGGGCACTTGCGAGCGGTTACTTGGAAGGGTGCCCCCGAGCAACGTGGATGAACGtttaacatatattaaatttagttGGTTGAAAGAAAACTTCGAGCATCTTCCGagcataaaaaaaaagaacactattagtgtttttcgtaaattgtataacatttaa
- the LOC107927621 gene encoding uncharacterized protein isoform X2 yields the protein MDVSECESRTEEETMELQHFSHPHPLVFFKYQTVASKEVDPEAARCFGCENPLEGGSYGCNQWCSLKCLTQACSLGKLSALMNFTAPNTSSMGAIPKTRVFAEMLDPSMQAWEAIVFNKLISHHLFHRRQHMNNHSKNKISYANLVATKELFVSKTMFLNRPQNFIVVLDCLLLFFAEFTKEFPHWLSLQT from the exons ATGGATGTGAGTGAATGTGAGAGTAGGACAGAGGAGGAGACCATGGAACTTCAGCATTTCAGTCATCCACATCCTTTGGTCTTCTTCAAATATCAGACTGTTGCAAGCAAAGAAGTAGACCCAGAAGCAGCTCGTTGCTTTGGGTGTGAGAATCCTTTAGAGGGCGGGAGCTACGGCTGCAATCAAT GGTGTTCGCTGAAATGCCTGACCCAGGCATGCAGTCTTGGGAAGCTATCGGCTTTAATGAACTTTACTGCCCCCAACACCTCTTCCATGGGTGCCATTCCAAAAACAAG GGTGTTCGCTGAAATGCTTGACCCAAGCATGCAGGCGTGGGAAGCTATCGTCTTTAATAAACTTATATCCCACCACCTCTTCCATAGGCGCCAACATATGAATAATCATTCCAAAAACAAGATCAGCTATGCCAATTTGGTCGCCACCAAAGAACTTTTTGTCTCCAAGACCATGTTCCTCAATCGTCCTCAGAATTTCATAGTTGTTCTCGATTGCCTTCTGCTGTTCTTCGCCGAATTTACGAAAGAATTCCCACATTGGTTGAGTCTGCAAACTTAA
- the LOC107927742 gene encoding uncharacterized protein produces MSGICDLCGKKFGGFVYNCSDCSFDLHINCALLQSSIAANFPNSLHPHPLFFIQNHNNEIEPHCSGCQKPISGPIYHCSDCTYTIFNLHKECAELPLEINHPYDRKHPLTLLPQPPTHPQKCSCYLCRIQWKGFVYSCSLCNFDLSLDDFLFSPPTITVASHEHPWMLVSRKMSFVCDFCGTDGDHSPYHCDTCVLFVHKNCISLPRHIMITRHSHTISLSYSLRQIQVEDWMCKICYTEVDINYGHYCCPASCCRYIAHVRCATDKAIWDGRIMLEGYDERSEEVVDEPWNLITDVVEQIRIGELMVASEIKHSYHDHNLRLTFSGKTKDDDSQCDGCIRPISTPFYSCEQCKFFLHKDCAELPKEMPHPFHKHLLTLSNSDDEYGYSQCDACGCVYQGFRYRCYEGDCSFQIDIQCMLLSDTLKHPSHEHSLFLFHDKEGTSCSACFRELPSWDVAYRCMRRCDFSLDVGCATLPLTAWYKYDRHPLILTYSDDSEPSQFYCDLCEKEREPNDWFYYCADCDNSLHLNCAIGDLPYMKLGNKLKDYSHEHLLTVVKNIWNCPPCIVCGEVCNGQALECKESECNFTVHWYCLWNLPEAFE; encoded by the coding sequence ATGTCAGGAATTTGCGATTTGTGTGGTAAGAAATTTGGGGGATTTGTTTATAATTGTAGTGATTGTAGTTTCGATCTGCACATCAATTGTGCTTTGCTTCAATCATCCATTGCTGCAAATTTTCCTAATTCTTTGCACCCCCATCCTTTGttcttcattcaaaatcataacAACGAAATCGAGCCTCATTGCTCCGGATGTCAGAAACCAATATCTGGTCCAATTTACCACTGCTCAGATTGCACATATACTATTTTTAACCTTCATAAGGAATGTGCTGAACTACCCCTTGAGATTAATCACCCCTATGACCGTAAGCATCCTCTTACTCTCTTGCCACAACCGCCTACTCATCCCCAGAAATGTAGTTGCTATTTGTGCAGAATCCAATGGAAGGGGTTTGTTTATTCCTGCTCTTTATGCAACTTTGATCTTTCACTTGATGATTTTCTTTTTTCACCACCAACAATCACAGTTGCAAGTCATGAACACCCGTGGATGCTTGTATCTAGAAAAATGTCGTTTGTTTGTGATTTTTGTGGCACTGACGGGGATCACTCCCCTTATCACTGTGATACCTGTGTGCTTTTTGTCCACAAGAATTGCATTTCATTGCCACGCCACATCATGATAACACGACATAGTCACACGATTTCTCTTTCCTATTCTCTTCGACAAATTCAAGTTGAGGATTGGATGTGCAAAATTTGTTACACGGAAGTTGATATAAACTATGGCCATTACTGTTGTCCTGCTTCTTGTTGCCGTTATATTGCTCATGTACGTTGTGCAACTGATAAAGCAATTTGGGATGGAAGAATTATGCTGGAAGGCTATGATGAGAGGTCCGAGGAAGTGGTAGATGAACCTTGGAATTTGATTACTGATGTTGTTGAACAAATCCGTATTGGGGAGCTAATGGTGGCAAGTGAGATCAAGCATTCCTATCATGATCATAATTTAAGACTCACTTTTAGTGGGAAGACCAAAGATGATGATAGTCAGTGCGATGGGTGCATAAGACCTATATCAACTCCTTTTTATAGTTGTGAGCAATGCAAGTTCTTTCTCCACAAAGATTGCGCTGAATTGCCTAAAGAAATGCCACACCCATTTCACAAGCATTTGCTTACTCTCTCAAACTCAGACGATGAGTACGGTTATTCACAGTGCGATGCTTGTGGTTGTGTGTATCAAGGATTTAGGTACAGATGCTACGAAGGAGATTGCAGCTTCCAAATTGACATTCAATGTATGTTATTGTCGGACACCTTGAAGCACCCAAGTCATGAGCATTCACTCTTTCTTTTCCACGACAAAGAGGGAACGAGTTGCAGTGCTTGTTTCAGAGAACTACCATCATGGGATGTTGCATATAGATGCATGAGGCGCTGTGATTTCAGTTTAGATGTAGGTTGTGCAACACTACCACTCACTGCTTGGTACAAGTATGACAGGCATCCTCTTATTTTGACTTATTCTGATGATTCTGAGCCTTCTCAATTTTACTGTGATCTCTGCGAGAAAGAAAGAGAGCCAAATGATTGGTTTTACTACTGTGCTGATTGTGATAACTCTCTTCATCTCAATTGTGCTATTGGGGATCTCCCAtatatgaagcttgggaacaAATTGAAAGACTATAGCCATGAACATCTATTAACTGTTGTGAAAAACATCTGGAATTGCCCTCCATGTATAGTATGTGGTGAGGTTTGCAATGGGCAGGCCCTAGAATGTAAAGAATCCGAATGCAACTTTACCGTCCACTGGTATTGCCTTTGGAATCTCCCTGAAGCATTTGAATGA